One stretch of Streptomyces sp. A2-16 DNA includes these proteins:
- a CDS encoding tetratricopeptide repeat protein, whose amino-acid sequence MEHDSAGGGDPQEQLAARLRLLQELSKRGVRALARDAGLSSSSLSRYLSGQTVPPWPAVIALCRLVQRDPRPLRPLWERASSPLPAPPRTTRQVHPPSPPAGAPRPPRNDLPRDLPDFTGREAQLTALLDGVADSRVIAVDGMAGVGKTCLAVHAAHRLAADYPDAQLYLDLHGFTEGRRPLDPDRALRTLLAALDVPSEKVPQDGGVEELAACWRSELAHRRAVVVLDNAADADQVRPLLPGAGPSVALVTSRNRLLGLDEVPPVSLDVLTEQESAELLARASGETDRREGRLARDPESTAEVLRLCGRLPLALRLAAARLRHRPGWTVGILVERMAEGASEFDTAFAMSVRQLDRPKARLFRLLGLLPGSSFDEHVAAALAEVPLRSARAMLEDLLDAHLVQQPAAGRYRLHDLVHQHARRATTEQDAPAERDRALTRVLDYYVHAAAAADAAMPFLSLSREASVDRPPAELPHFTDKLTALIWFGTEYLNLLAAFEAAEDAGADRHLCELPRFMRAYFARRCGTTMLNGLFERSLAAARRLGDPLQLAEAHSDLGFARYNAGRMAEAGAAYEAAAPLVLQAGDIRAEAELTMRRGYLRWDEGYVEEPLGLFRLAGKLYADADCPMGTAHATAYEAWALLQLGDRDEAARLARTALEIPHAEGAWPHTLTALITLGVAIADEDPDASADHLHRALALAREDGHQHNEAWCLNCLGVALRRMGRHEEALASHERAFALLDELFEDHWKIHFLSAYGETCRLAGLPDQALRLHRQALELAPRLGYRHAEAQAHEGIAAVLDETDPVAAAEHRAAGRGVLPEAGPEA is encoded by the coding sequence GTGGAGCACGACAGCGCAGGGGGCGGCGACCCGCAGGAGCAGCTGGCCGCGCGGCTACGGCTGCTCCAGGAGCTGTCGAAGCGAGGGGTACGGGCCCTCGCCCGGGACGCCGGTCTCAGCTCGTCGTCCCTGTCCCGGTACCTCAGCGGGCAGACGGTGCCGCCCTGGCCCGCGGTGATCGCCCTGTGTCGCCTCGTGCAGCGCGACCCCCGCCCGCTGCGCCCGCTGTGGGAGCGGGCGTCCAGCCCTCTGCCGGCACCCCCGAGGACGACCCGCCAGGTCCATCCCCCGTCGCCGCCCGCCGGCGCCCCGCGCCCGCCCCGCAACGACCTCCCGCGCGACCTGCCCGACTTCACCGGGCGCGAGGCCCAGCTCACGGCCCTGCTCGACGGGGTGGCCGACAGCCGTGTGATCGCCGTCGACGGCATGGCGGGCGTAGGCAAGACCTGCCTGGCCGTCCACGCGGCGCACCGGCTCGCCGCCGACTACCCGGACGCCCAGCTCTACCTGGACCTGCACGGCTTCACCGAGGGACGCAGGCCGCTCGATCCCGACCGCGCCCTGCGCACCCTGCTCGCCGCCCTCGACGTGCCCTCCGAGAAGGTCCCGCAGGACGGCGGTGTCGAGGAACTGGCCGCCTGCTGGCGCTCCGAGCTGGCTCACCGGCGGGCCGTCGTGGTCCTGGACAACGCCGCCGACGCCGACCAGGTCCGACCGCTGCTGCCCGGCGCCGGACCCTCCGTCGCCCTCGTCACCAGCCGCAACCGGCTGCTCGGCCTGGACGAGGTCCCGCCGGTCTCGCTGGACGTGCTGACCGAGCAGGAGAGCGCCGAGCTGCTGGCCCGCGCCAGCGGCGAGACCGACAGGCGCGAGGGGCGCCTGGCCCGTGACCCCGAGTCCACCGCCGAGGTGCTGCGCCTGTGCGGACGGCTGCCGCTGGCCCTGCGGCTGGCCGCGGCCCGGCTGCGGCACCGGCCGGGCTGGACCGTGGGCATCCTCGTCGAGCGGATGGCGGAGGGGGCGAGCGAGTTCGACACCGCGTTCGCCATGTCCGTACGGCAGTTGGACCGCCCCAAGGCCAGGCTGTTCCGCCTGCTGGGCCTGCTGCCCGGGTCGTCGTTCGACGAGCACGTGGCGGCCGCCCTGGCGGAGGTGCCGCTGCGCAGCGCCCGCGCGATGCTGGAGGACCTGCTGGACGCGCACCTGGTGCAGCAGCCGGCGGCGGGCCGCTACCGCCTCCACGACCTGGTCCACCAGCACGCCCGCCGCGCCACCACCGAACAGGACGCGCCGGCGGAACGGGACCGGGCCCTGACCCGGGTGCTCGACTACTACGTGCACGCGGCGGCCGCCGCCGACGCGGCGATGCCGTTCCTGTCGCTGAGCCGCGAAGCGTCCGTGGACCGCCCACCGGCCGAACTGCCGCACTTCACCGACAAGTTGACGGCCCTGATCTGGTTCGGCACCGAGTACCTCAACCTGCTGGCCGCCTTCGAGGCGGCCGAGGACGCGGGGGCCGACCGGCACCTGTGCGAACTGCCGCGCTTCATGCGGGCGTACTTCGCCCGCCGCTGCGGCACCACGATGCTCAACGGCCTCTTCGAACGGTCCCTGGCCGCCGCCCGGCGCCTGGGCGATCCCCTGCAACTGGCCGAGGCCCACAGTGACTTGGGCTTCGCCCGCTACAACGCGGGCCGGATGGCCGAGGCCGGTGCCGCCTACGAGGCGGCTGCCCCGCTGGTGCTGCAGGCGGGGGACATCCGCGCCGAGGCCGAACTGACCATGCGGCGCGGCTACTTGCGATGGGACGAGGGATACGTCGAGGAACCGCTGGGCCTGTTCAGGCTGGCGGGAAAGCTGTACGCGGACGCCGACTGCCCCATGGGCACGGCCCACGCGACGGCGTACGAGGCCTGGGCGCTGCTGCAACTGGGCGACCGTGACGAAGCGGCCCGGCTCGCCCGTACGGCGCTGGAGATCCCGCACGCCGAGGGAGCGTGGCCGCACACGCTGACGGCCCTGATCACCCTCGGTGTCGCCATCGCCGACGAGGACCCCGACGCGTCCGCCGATCACCTCCACCGGGCGCTGGCACTGGCCCGCGAGGACGGTCACCAGCACAACGAGGCCTGGTGCCTGAACTGCCTCGGCGTCGCCCTGCGCCGGATGGGCCGCCACGAGGAGGCCCTGGCGAGCCACGAACGGGCGTTCGCGCTGCTGGACGAGTTGTTCGAGGACCACTGGAAGATCCACTTCCTGAGCGCCTACGGGGAGACCTGCCGCCTCGCGGGCCTGCCGGACCAGGCCCTGCGGCTCCACCGCCAGGCGCTGGAACTGGCCCCGAGGCTCGGCTACCGGCACGCGGAGGCCCAGGCCCACGAGGGCATCGCGGCTGTCCTCGACGAGACGGACCCCGTGGCGGCGGCGGAGCACCGGGCGGCGGGGCGGGGCGTGCTGCCGGAGGCCGGACCAGAGGCCTGA
- a CDS encoding carboxymuconolactone decarboxylase family protein: MQSRMQNPAVVLSDAMQPVQQLFKAVHSGGVDGQTLELVHLRVSQINGCSACVDGGARTARKAGVSDERLATVAAWREAPYFTEEERAALALAEAATRLADRPDAVSDEVWDTAATYFDEKQLAAIVLMIGVTNLFNRLNATTRQIAGAWG; the protein is encoded by the coding sequence ATGCAGTCCCGTATGCAGAACCCCGCCGTCGTCCTGTCCGACGCGATGCAGCCCGTCCAGCAGCTCTTCAAGGCCGTGCACTCCGGTGGGGTGGACGGGCAGACGCTGGAGCTGGTGCATCTGCGGGTCAGTCAGATCAACGGCTGCAGTGCCTGTGTCGACGGCGGCGCCAGGACGGCCCGCAAGGCAGGCGTCAGCGACGAGCGGCTGGCCACGGTCGCCGCATGGCGGGAGGCTCCCTACTTCACCGAGGAGGAGCGGGCGGCGCTCGCACTGGCCGAGGCGGCGACCCGACTCGCCGACCGCCCCGACGCGGTGAGCGACGAGGTCTGGGACACGGCAGCCACGTACTTCGACGAGAAGCAGCTCGCCGCGATCGTCCTGATGATCGGTGTGACGAACCTGTTCAACCGGCTCAACGCCACGACCCGGCAGATCGCCGGCGCGTGGGGATGA
- a CDS encoding DUF1801 domain-containing protein, giving the protein MTGTRKTTSRTETFTAEERAAMKERAQEVKASARRSSRADKAAEDEAAVLAKIAEMQDSDRVMAERIHAVVRASAPGLAPKLWYGMPAYAQDGKVVCFFQSAQKFNARYATFGFNDKAALDEGTMWPTAFALTQLTAADEARIGELVKRAAG; this is encoded by the coding sequence ATGACCGGCACCCGGAAGACGACCAGCAGGACCGAGACGTTCACCGCCGAGGAGCGCGCCGCGATGAAGGAGCGCGCCCAGGAGGTCAAGGCGTCGGCGCGCCGCAGCTCGCGTGCCGACAAGGCGGCGGAGGACGAGGCCGCCGTGCTCGCGAAGATCGCCGAGATGCAGGACTCGGACCGGGTCATGGCCGAGCGGATCCACGCCGTCGTCAGGGCGAGCGCGCCCGGCCTGGCGCCGAAGCTCTGGTACGGGATGCCCGCGTACGCCCAGGACGGCAAGGTCGTCTGCTTCTTCCAGAGCGCGCAGAAGTTCAACGCGCGGTACGCGACCTTCGGCTTCAACGACAAGGCGGCCCTCGACGAGGGCACGATGTGGCCGACCGCCTTCGCGCTCACACAGCTGACCGCCGCCGACGAGGCGCGGATCGGTGAGCTCGTGAAGAGGGCGGCGGGCTGA
- a CDS encoding PfkB family carbohydrate kinase, giving the protein MRRPTNSRRPEGLFVGLCTLDVIQLVDRVPGSNEKLTAREQVVAAGGPAANAAVAFSHLGGTARLLTGIGSHPLGVAVAADLDRLGVRVSDLAAGSVEPPAVSSVLVTASSGDRAVASTNASGGRLSPPDGLDALVAACDIVEFDGHHMELAVAAARAARAVGRRTVLDAGSWKPGTERLLPSIDVAVCSQDFRPPGTDDPADNPTDTLRFLREHGVLWSAVSRGGRPLLWAGPDDRGTVDVPAVRVADTLGAGDVLHGALTHHLAAQGQLTSHGFAEALRGAAEVASRACTSFGTRAWMQNSQ; this is encoded by the coding sequence ATGCGCAGGCCGACGAACAGCCGACGTCCCGAGGGGCTGTTCGTCGGCCTGTGCACGTTGGACGTCATTCAGCTCGTGGACCGGGTGCCGGGGTCCAACGAGAAGCTCACGGCTCGTGAGCAGGTCGTGGCCGCGGGAGGACCGGCGGCGAACGCGGCTGTGGCCTTCAGCCATCTGGGCGGTACGGCCCGGCTGCTCACCGGGATCGGCTCCCATCCGCTGGGAGTGGCGGTCGCGGCGGATCTTGACCGGCTGGGCGTGCGGGTGTCGGATCTCGCGGCCGGTTCGGTCGAGCCGCCCGCCGTGTCGTCCGTCCTGGTCACCGCGTCGAGCGGGGACCGGGCCGTCGCGTCGACCAACGCGAGCGGCGGAAGGCTCTCACCGCCCGACGGTCTCGACGCACTGGTGGCCGCCTGCGACATCGTCGAGTTCGACGGCCATCACATGGAACTGGCGGTGGCCGCCGCCAGGGCCGCCCGGGCCGTCGGCCGTCGCACCGTTCTCGACGCCGGCAGTTGGAAGCCCGGCACGGAGCGGCTGCTCCCTTCGATCGACGTGGCCGTGTGCTCGCAGGACTTCCGGCCGCCCGGCACGGACGACCCCGCGGACAACCCCACGGACACCCTGCGGTTCCTGCGGGAGCACGGCGTCCTCTGGTCGGCGGTCAGTCGCGGCGGGCGCCCCCTGCTGTGGGCGGGTCCCGACGACCGTGGCACGGTGGACGTACCTGCCGTTCGGGTGGCGGACACCCTGGGCGCCGGTGACGTCCTCCACGGTGCGCTCACCCACCACCTCGCCGCTCAGGGGCAGTTGACCTCGCACGGGTTCGCCGAGGCCCTGCGCGGCGCGGCCGAGGTGGCTTCGCGGGCGTGCACCTCGTTCGGCACTCGGGCTTGGATGCAGAACAGCCAATGA
- a CDS encoding glycoside hydrolase family 95-like protein, whose product MPSPAAPEPSRRAVLATGTALTGGLLASGPAAQATAADRTQAPPARDPWRTVLDDADLVWQRMPTAWYEGPFLGNGFLGSGIYAEPGASSTAVRFNIQHSEVQDHRPEFGSLFGLARLPIGWFTLEPVGAITGLDWRLSLRHAELTGTLTTDRGTLELRALVHNDRSVLAVEVTASEGERGFRWVFHPADAISPRAAFKPLPDGYRGNPPAQVADHDGITAAVQPLLAGGQHVTAWRERTRGRTRTLYAHVAHSYPGTTALGRALTAVRRAAQLPCSALAVDHRAWWHTYYRKSFLSLPDARIQRFYWIQLYKTASAARRDAPVMATSGPWLEPTPWPNTWWNLNVQLEYWLIHGSNHLELDAVTRALSEFRDNLTQETPAPYRADSLGIPRTTDPHLVNGASSTLMGYGVGIPGQDPPTPEVGNLTWALHNVWLSYRHTMDRSIVRDVLFPLLRKAVNYYLHFLEPGPDARLHLPATFSPEYGGDSRDCNYDLMLLTWACRTLLECAELLGVKDPLAPRWREVLAKRVPYPTDANGFMIGADIPFAKSHRHYSHLLAVYPLYEVTGRTPDERALIERSLAHWVGFEGALQGYTFTGAASMSALLGKGEDALGYLGELMTRFIQPNTMYQESGPVIETPLSAVQSLHDMVCQSWGGVIRVFPALPAAWKDLAVHDFRTQGAFLLSAVRQGGTTRWVRLASEAGAPCVVRHGIAGPIEVRDERGRPLRHEDAGDGTVRILLRKGEAAIVTPRGDRPDLTVAPVRPNGDAPRWGLPRI is encoded by the coding sequence ATGCCCTCTCCCGCCGCGCCCGAGCCGTCCAGACGTGCCGTGCTCGCCACCGGAACCGCCCTCACCGGCGGACTTCTGGCTTCCGGCCCGGCCGCACAGGCGACGGCGGCAGATCGCACCCAGGCCCCACCTGCCCGCGACCCCTGGCGCACCGTGCTCGACGACGCCGACCTCGTCTGGCAGCGGATGCCGACGGCCTGGTACGAGGGCCCCTTCCTCGGGAACGGCTTCCTCGGCTCCGGGATCTACGCCGAACCAGGGGCCTCCTCCACGGCGGTGCGTTTCAACATCCAGCACTCCGAAGTGCAGGACCACCGCCCCGAGTTCGGGTCCCTCTTCGGTCTGGCCCGGCTGCCGATCGGGTGGTTCACGCTGGAGCCGGTGGGCGCCATCACCGGCCTCGACTGGCGGCTGTCCCTGCGCCACGCCGAGTTGACCGGCACCCTCACCACCGACAGGGGCACCCTGGAGCTGCGCGCCCTCGTTCACAACGACCGCTCGGTCCTCGCGGTGGAGGTGACCGCGAGCGAGGGCGAGCGCGGCTTCCGGTGGGTGTTCCATCCCGCGGACGCCATCAGCCCACGGGCCGCCTTCAAGCCGCTGCCCGACGGCTACCGGGGCAATCCGCCCGCCCAGGTCGCCGACCATGACGGGATCACCGCGGCCGTGCAGCCGCTGCTCGCGGGCGGGCAGCACGTCACCGCGTGGCGGGAGCGGACCAGGGGCCGCACGCGGACGCTGTACGCGCACGTGGCGCACTCGTACCCCGGGACCACCGCCCTCGGCCGGGCCCTGACAGCGGTCCGCCGAGCGGCGCAACTCCCCTGCTCCGCCCTGGCGGTGGACCACCGCGCCTGGTGGCACACCTACTACCGCAAGAGTTTCCTGTCGCTCCCCGACGCCCGCATCCAGCGCTTCTACTGGATCCAGCTGTACAAGACCGCCTCCGCCGCCCGCCGCGACGCCCCCGTGATGGCGACGAGCGGCCCCTGGCTGGAGCCCACGCCCTGGCCCAACACCTGGTGGAACCTCAACGTCCAACTGGAGTACTGGCTCATCCACGGCTCCAACCATCTCGAACTCGACGCCGTCACCCGGGCGTTGAGCGAGTTCCGGGACAACCTCACCCAGGAGACCCCGGCGCCGTACCGCGCCGACTCGCTGGGCATCCCGCGCACCACCGACCCCCACCTGGTGAACGGCGCATCCAGCACCCTCATGGGCTACGGCGTCGGCATTCCCGGCCAGGACCCGCCCACCCCCGAAGTGGGCAACCTGACCTGGGCGTTGCACAACGTCTGGCTGAGTTACCGCCACACGATGGACCGGTCGATCGTGCGGGACGTGCTGTTCCCCCTCCTGCGCAAGGCGGTCAACTACTACCTGCACTTCCTCGAACCGGGCCCGGACGCCAGGCTGCATCTGCCCGCCACCTTCTCCCCGGAGTACGGCGGCGACTCACGCGACTGCAACTACGACCTGATGCTGCTGACCTGGGCCTGCCGGACCCTTCTCGAATGCGCCGAACTCCTCGGCGTCAAGGACCCGTTGGCGCCCCGGTGGCGCGAGGTACTGGCGAAGCGGGTGCCGTATCCGACGGACGCCAACGGCTTCATGATCGGCGCGGACATCCCCTTCGCGAAGTCGCACCGTCACTACTCGCATCTGCTCGCCGTCTACCCGCTGTACGAGGTCACCGGCCGCACGCCCGACGAGCGTGCCCTGATCGAGCGCTCGCTGGCGCACTGGGTGGGCTTCGAAGGTGCCCTGCAGGGCTACACCTTCACCGGCGCCGCCTCCATGTCGGCGCTGCTCGGCAAGGGCGAGGACGCGCTGGGGTATCTCGGCGAGCTGATGACCCGGTTCATCCAGCCGAACACCATGTACCAGGAGTCCGGGCCGGTCATCGAGACGCCCCTGTCGGCGGTCCAGTCGCTGCACGACATGGTGTGCCAGTCGTGGGGCGGGGTCATCAGGGTGTTTCCCGCGCTGCCCGCCGCCTGGAAGGACCTCGCTGTGCACGACTTCCGCACCCAGGGCGCCTTCCTGCTGAGCGCGGTCCGTCAGGGCGGCACCACGCGCTGGGTGCGGCTGGCCAGCGAGGCGGGCGCCCCCTGCGTCGTACGCCATGGGATCGCGGGGCCGATCGAGGTCCGGGACGAGCGAGGCCGCCCCCTGCGTCACGAGGACGCCGGAGACGGCACCGTCCGTATCCTGCTGCGCAAGGGCGAGGCGGCGATCGTCACCCCGAGGGGTGACCGCCCCGACCTGACCGTCGCGCCCGTGCGCCCGAACGGGGACGCCCCTCGCTGGGGGCTGCCCCGGATCTGA